A part of Coregonus clupeaformis isolate EN_2021a unplaced genomic scaffold, ASM2061545v1 scaf4427, whole genome shotgun sequence genomic DNA contains:
- the LOC123490697 gene encoding pancreatic secretory granule membrane major glycoprotein GP2-like yields MIQDRCSRNRTQVTVEESGSSLRARFSAVLQVDYRYVFLHCSLSLCDQRSSSCTPVCSGRKSRSVSDSVLLKPLAIGPISWA; encoded by the exons ATGATTCAGGACAG GTGTTCTAGAAATCGTACCCAGGTGACCGTGGAGGAAAGTGGCTCGTCCCTCAGGGCTCGCTTCTCTGCTGTGTTGCAGGTGGACTACCGTTACGTCTTCCTGCACTGCAGCCTCAGCCTGTGTGACCAGAGGAGCTCCTCCTGCACTCCG gtgtGCTCCGGAAGGAAATCTCGCTCTGTGTCCGATTCTGTCCTCCTCAAGCCCCTAGCCATCGGGCCAATCAGCT GGGCCTAG